In Edaphobacter aggregans, the sequence CCAGCTCCCACAATCCTTCGACCCACCCAGCGGCATCCTCGCCACCGCCAACTCCCGCGTCACCCCCGACAACTACCCCTTTCCCATTACCCCCGACTGGGGCGCCCCCTACCGCACCGAGCGCATCTGGAAGGTCCTTTCCTCGAAAGACCACCTCACCCCCGCCGACATGCTGGCCCTCCAGACCGACGTCTACTCCGACCTCGACCATGTCATCGCCCAGCGCCTCGCCTACGCCATCGACCACTCCAGCACAAAAGACAAGCGCCTCCACCAAGCCGCCGACCTCCTCCGCAACTGGAACGGCAACGTAGACGCCGACGCCTCCGCCCCCGCTATCGTCGACGCCGCACGCGAAGCCTTCTGGCCCCTCATCCTCACGCCCAAGCTCGGTACCGCCACCCACTACGACCCCCGCACCAGCGCTCCATCCGAACCTCTCTGGCAGCTCTACACCTGGAACGAGAAAACCTACGTCGCCGAGCAGCTCATCATGCACACCCCCGCCCGCTGGCTCCCCTCCACCTACGCCAGCTGGGACGAGCTCCTCACCGCCGCCGTCGACCACGGCCTCCACGAAGCCCACGCCCCATCCGACCTCACCCACTGGCACTACGGCAAAGCCCACCCCATCGACATCGAACACCCCATCTACATCCTCTCGCCGATACTCCAGCGCATCGTCAGCCTTCCCATCGGCACTGGCATCCAGCCTCAAAGCGGCGACGGAACCACCGTCAAACAAGTAGGCCGAACCTTCGGCCCCTCCGAACGCTTCACCGCCGGCCTCGCCGACCTGGACCACTCCACCCTTAACCTGGTCCTCGGCCAATCCAGCAACCCAGCCAGCCCCTGGTTCCTCGATCAATGGCCCGCCTGGTACAAAGCCACCACCTACCCCCTACCCTTCACCAACCCAGCCGTTGACGCCACCACCACCCACACCCTAACCCTCACACCAAACTAAAAATCCACCTCGCCGTTGCCTTGCTGTTGCAGTTCCCTTTGCTGTTGCGGTTGCCTTTGCAGTTGCCGTTGCCTCTCTTGTTGTCATCCCGTAGGGATCTGCTGTTGTCCTCCCTCAACCAGCCACAAAAAGATCGTGCGCCCACTCATCGCAGCCTCATCGCGATGAGCGGGAATGTCCGAACTTCCCCCAGCCAGCTCCGCATTTCGTCTTCTACTCCCTATTCCCTACTACCTATTCCATATCTCTGCGATACCCTCACAGTAATGCCGCGCTACCGCCTACCCTTCCTCATCATCCCGATAGCCGCGCTCATCGCCATCCTTCCCCTCATCCTCCAAGGCTGCTCCTGCGGCCACGACTTCGACTTCCACCTCCTAAACTGGTTCGAAGCCGCCCACCAGTTCACCCACGGAAACCTCCACCCAACCTGGGCCTACACCCCCGCATGGAACGCCGGCGAACCCCGCTTCATCTTCTACCCACCCATCTCCTGGATCCTCGGAGCCATCCTAGGCCTCATCCTCCCCTGGACATGGACCCCCATCGCGTACACATGGCTAGCCCTCACCGCCGCAGGCTTCGCCCTCTACTATCTCGCCAAAACCTTCGCCACTCCCAACGCCGCACTGCTAGCCGCGACCTTCTACGTAGTAAACCCCTACACCCTCTTCACCGCCTACGAGCGCACCGCCTACGCCGAGCTCCTCGCCGCCGCCTGGATCCCCCTTCTCCTCCACGCCATCCTCCGCAACAAGGTCACCATCCCCCGCATCGCCATCCCCCTCGCCCTCCTCTGGCTAACCAACGCCCCCGCCGCCGTCATGGCCAGCTACACCCTAGCCCTCCTTACCCTCATCCGCATATTTGTCTTTACAAATTCGGGTGCCCCATCGGCGCCTGCGGCAGAACCTTCGGCGCGCTTTTTGCGCCTAAGGTGGGCATCGCGCGAAAGCGCGACCGCTCCCGCCAACATCGCGCTGAAAGCCACCATCGGCACCCTACTCGGTCTGGCCCTGGCTGCCTTCTACATCGTCCCCGCCGCCTATCAACGCCGCTTCGTACAAATCAACATGGCGATCCTCCCCGGCCTCCACCCACAAGACAACTTCCTCTTCCACCACACCCTCGACGCCGACCACGACCAAGTCCTCCGCACCGCCTCCATCATCGCCGTCATTCTCATCCTCCTGACCGTCACCGCCCTTCTACTCGCGCGAATCCAAACCAAGCCCCCATCCCGCAACACCACCTTCCTCACCTCCCTCGCCATCCTCACCCTGACCATCACCCTCCTCCTCACACCCCTGAGCGCCCCCCTCTGGCACCATCTCCCAGAACTCCGCTTCCTCCAATTCCCTTGGCGACTCCTCGCGATCCTCGCCCCCACCCTAAGCCTCACCCTGGCCCTGGCCCTCTCGCACATCAATCTCAAATCCCTCCCGACCACCCTCCTATCCATCGCCATCGCCGCATCCCTCACCTACGCCGCCTATCACTTCTTCCACCAGCCCTGCGACCTCGAAGACACCGTAGCCGCCCGCCTCGCCCACTTCCGCTCATCAAACCCCGCCTCCGAGCCCACCGACGAGTACACCCCCATCACCGCCGACAACGACGCCCTCGCCCCCACCAATCCCCCCTACTGGCTAGCCGACAACCCCGAAGCCCCAAGCCCCACAAACACCCCCCCCGGCCCAGCCCCCACCCACCTGGCCCTCAACCCAACCACCCCAAAAATCCTAATCCTCAACCGCCGCGACTACCCCACCTGGAGCATCACCCGAAACGGCACCCCCATCTACACCCGCCTCAGCCGCGAAGACGGCCTCATCGCCATCCCCCTCCCCGCCAGTCCCTCCGAAATCGCCATCACCCCCATCCGCACCACCGACCAACTCCTCGGCTACCTCATCACCGCCATCGCCATCCTGGCTCTCATCCTGCTCCGCCGCGCAGACAAAATCCGAGACCGCACGTCCGCTCAAAGCTCACCACGCACCGCTGATTTATCATCACCATAGATGGACTCCACCGTACAAAACCTGCTCCTCTCCGGCGCGCAGCTCACCGACGCAGCCCTCGAACGCCTCCTTCCATCACCCGACACCCTCCCCCACTCCATCCATCGAGCCATGCGCCACAGCACCTTCGCTGGCGGCAAACGCCTCCGTCCGATCCTCTGCATGGAAGCCGCCCGCATGGTCGCCGGGACCGGTGAAATCCCCGAAGGCGCAGCCAACCTCGGCGCAGCCCTCGAGATGATCCACACCTACTCCCTCATCCACGACGACCTCCCCGCCCTCGACAACGATGACCTCCGCCGCGGCCAGCCCACCTGCCACGTCGTCTTCGGCGAAGCCATCGCCATCCTCGCCGGCGACGCCCTCCAAACCCTCGCCTTCCAAACCATCGCCAATCTGCCCTGCTTCGACTACAAGACCGTCCGCATTCTCCGCGAAGTCTCCGCAGCCGTCGGTACCGGCGTAGGCCCAAACAGCCCTTTACCCCCGGGCATGATCGGTGGCCAGGTCGTCGATATCGAATCAGAAGGCCAGACTCCCACCGCCGAGCTCGTCGAATCCATTCACCGCGCCAAAACCGGAGCCCTCATCACCACCAGCATCGTCTCCGGCGGCATCTTCGGCCTGCCCCACATCTACTCGTCCATGGGCTCGGGAAGCGGCCCCGAAGCCGCGGCTCAAGCGAAGGCTTTGGTCGAAGCATCTCGGGCCAAACATGCAGCCCACGCCGACACGATCACCCGCCTCCGCACATTCGGCGAAAAAGCCGGCCTCGCCTTCCAGATCATCGACGACGTCCTCGACATGACCCAAAGCTCCGAAGAACTAGGCAAGACCGCCGGCAAGGACACAGCCAGCATCAAAGCCACCTGGCCCGCCGTCTACGGCATCGACCAATCCCTCAAGGACGCCGAACAACTCATTGCCGACGCCTTCGAAGCCCTAACCCCCTTCGGCGAAGCCGCCACACCCCTAAAATCCCTGGCCGCCTACCTCGTCGAACGCAAACACTAACTGATTCACCCGCACTATTGCACCTGCCGTTGTTTTTGCTATTGCCTTTCTTGCCCGTCATCCCCGAAGAGCCTGCCCTGAGCGAAGCCGAAGGGGATCTGCTGTGCTTCCCATCGCAACTCAACTGTCATTTCGACCGGAGCAGTTCGCGCTTTTGTGAGCTGCGAAGCTGAGAAACTCGCTTCTCTACCCAAGCCGCCCGCCAAGCCAAAAAGCCGTTGCTTTTCTTGTTGTCATCCCCGAAGGGGATCTGCTGTTGCCGTTGTATGTTCTCTCTGGCCCACCCGAAAACTCGTCATCTAGACCGGAGCGACAAATAGTTTCATCGTTCGTCGCGTAGTGGAAAGACCCCCGCATTTTGCTTTTTGTCTTTCAATAAAACGCCCAGCTTCGCCTGAACAAGCGGATAGCAGGTCAGCTTGGAGTGAATGGCTGAAGTTTCCGAAAACCCGACTTTGCGGGAACGACAGTCTGATCGGTAAATACAAGAGCGTTTTCTCATTACTAATCGGGGGAGCCAGTGCTTAATGAGTGCATTGCCCTGTTGGCGACAGTTCGCGCTTCGGAAAATCCCAGAACACTAGCGACTTAAAAGTTGGCAATCTTGCATCTCCGCCCGTAAGCCATCGTTGGGATATACTGATGCCCGTTCTTGACCGCAACGTCCAACCAATACTTTGGTATGGATCGATACGTTCGTCCAATGGGTTCGTCGTCGCGCCTCTACCGGTCTTTCCTTGAACAGTCTCTCGCTCCGACATCGAAAGGAGTACCAGATGGACGGCACAAATGGGCTGAAAGAGACTACGCGCGTGACGGCACCTGTCGCGTCGAATACGCTTAGTGTGAACGTTTTTACCGCTCCGGGAAAGGCTATGGTTGGCGAGCGGCCAAGGCCCTTCGGCGAGCCGCTCGGCTTTGATCCGGCCACGTCGACGTTGATCTTCGGCGAGCACGACGCGGTACTGGTGGACGCCATGACCACGGTGGCTGAGGCCGAGGCGCTCGCGGACTGGATTGCGCTGCATAACCGGAACCTGGAGACCATCTATATAACGCATGCGCATTTCGACCACTTCTACGGTTTGAGCGTTCTGCTCGACCGTTTCCCAGGCGCTCGGGCGATCGCAACGCCCAAGGCGGTGGAGGGCATACAGATGTATTTGTCTCCCCCAGTGCAGCAGTTAGCCCGCCGAATGTTTCCTGGGCAAGTGCCCACGAAGTTGCTTGGACCTCAGCCCTATGAGGGCGACACCTTCACGCTTGAGGGCCACGAATTGCGCATCATCGAGCAGGGTCGCACCGATTGTCCCGATTCGACGTCTCTATATGTTCCATCAATCGGCCTGATCGTCGCTGGCGACGTGGTGTACAACCAGTGCCGCATGTACGTCGGCGACACCACCCCCGAGAGCCGACAGAATTGGATTGCGGCGCTAGACCGGTTAGCGGCGCTGAACCCGGCGGTCGTCGTCGCCGGTCATAAGAAGACTGGCGCGCCCGACTCTCCGTCGACGATCCAGGACACCAAGCGTTATCTGCAGGATTTTGATCGGCTACAGAAAACCGCGACATCCGATCAGCAGCTGTTCGATCAGATGACGGAGCTGTATCCGTATTGGGTGGCCAATCAGTCGTGGTTGATGTTCGGATTTCCGCAGTCATAACCCGTATCAAGCGTGACGGCCGGCGCTTGCGCGCTTTGGAAGACAGTGGGGACAGACGGAACGCTCCCCAATTTCAAAGAATGGGACGTCCCGCCGGCCCCTGGTCTTAGTTCCAATTTCAGAGAGGAGAACAAAATGGCAAAAGGAAAAGTCCTGGTACTAGTCTCGAGCGGTCGCGGTTTGCCCTTGAAGGATGGCAAGGTTTATACCGGCGCTGGCTACTACCTCAACGAACTGACGGTTCCGGTTCGCGCCCTGATGAAGGAGGGCTACGAAATCACCTTCGCCACCCCCAGAGGCAACACGCCGCAAGTGGATGTTCATTCAGAGGTCGCCGATTTCTTCGGCGGGGACGCGGCCAGGCTTGAGGACTATATGTTATTCCGCGACGGCTTGACCGGGCTCAGAGATCCAAGCCGCATCGCGGATGTCATCGCATCGGGCCTGGATCAATATGACGCTGTCTTCGTCCCCGGCGGCCATGGTCCGATGATCGATCTTCTCGATGATCCCAATGCCGGCATAGTGATGAGACACTTTCACGAAACATCCAAGCCTACGGCTGTGCTCTGCCATGGCCCGATTTCACTACTCTCGGCTCTTCCGAATTCGTGGGAGTTCGTTGCCGCGCTGACTGCGGGCGATGCCGCGGGAGCGCACGCAAAGGCTCAAGGCTGGATCTATGCCGGATATAAGATGACGATCTTTTCGACGGCGGAAGAACAGCAGCGGGAGCCGCTTGAGATTGAGGGCAAGGTTCTCTTCTACCCGGACTTCGCCTTGAAGACGGCAGGCGGTAACGTAAGTGTGCTTGCTCCATGGTCGAGCTACGTCCTTCAAGATCGCGAGTTGATCTCAGGTCAGAACCCGTTCTCCGATGAAGCGCTTCTGAAACTTCTTCTAGCTGCACTCAACGCGAAGAAAAAGTGAGTCGGTAAGTGGGGGCTGGTTCCGTGGTTTCGCTTGCCGATAAGTCTATCCGGATTGCTCGCCTCCCCAAGTCGTCACGTAGGTTGCCCAAATCAATCCTGTGAAGTCGGCTTCTCGTAGCGACAATGGCAGCTCCGTAGTTCCCTCAAGACGGGGGTTATAGGCAACTTTGGTTGCCCCGGAGTTCAAACTGGCCCTCACCAACAAGCGCCAAAACTTGACAACCATACTCCCAGAACC encodes:
- a CDS encoding type 1 glutamine amidotransferase domain-containing protein yields the protein MAKGKVLVLVSSGRGLPLKDGKVYTGAGYYLNELTVPVRALMKEGYEITFATPRGNTPQVDVHSEVADFFGGDAARLEDYMLFRDGLTGLRDPSRIADVIASGLDQYDAVFVPGGHGPMIDLLDDPNAGIVMRHFHETSKPTAVLCHGPISLLSALPNSWEFVAALTAGDAAGAHAKAQGWIYAGYKMTIFSTAEEQQREPLEIEGKVLFYPDFALKTAGGNVSVLAPWSSYVLQDRELISGQNPFSDEALLKLLLAALNAKKK
- a CDS encoding MBL fold metallo-hydrolase; the protein is MDGTNGLKETTRVTAPVASNTLSVNVFTAPGKAMVGERPRPFGEPLGFDPATSTLIFGEHDAVLVDAMTTVAEAEALADWIALHNRNLETIYITHAHFDHFYGLSVLLDRFPGARAIATPKAVEGIQMYLSPPVQQLARRMFPGQVPTKLLGPQPYEGDTFTLEGHELRIIEQGRTDCPDSTSLYVPSIGLIVAGDVVYNQCRMYVGDTTPESRQNWIAALDRLAALNPAVVVAGHKKTGAPDSPSTIQDTKRYLQDFDRLQKTATSDQQLFDQMTELYPYWVANQSWLMFGFPQS
- a CDS encoding polyprenyl synthetase family protein codes for the protein MDSTVQNLLLSGAQLTDAALERLLPSPDTLPHSIHRAMRHSTFAGGKRLRPILCMEAARMVAGTGEIPEGAANLGAALEMIHTYSLIHDDLPALDNDDLRRGQPTCHVVFGEAIAILAGDALQTLAFQTIANLPCFDYKTVRILREVSAAVGTGVGPNSPLPPGMIGGQVVDIESEGQTPTAELVESIHRAKTGALITTSIVSGGIFGLPHIYSSMGSGSGPEAAAQAKALVEASRAKHAAHADTITRLRTFGEKAGLAFQIIDDVLDMTQSSEELGKTAGKDTASIKATWPAVYGIDQSLKDAEQLIADAFEALTPFGEAATPLKSLAAYLVERKH